Proteins encoded by one window of Dreissena polymorpha isolate Duluth1 chromosome 11, UMN_Dpol_1.0, whole genome shotgun sequence:
- the LOC127851841 gene encoding uncharacterized protein LOC127851841, which yields MLASLDYCTFKQPTNMIQHVLLVLGVAASTALGCQFDIQKSQFYWKNEVNICTDDLCKTYDYLPCEVSKDYILDQAIAHTPEDVLYEIEVMKNYFNTFIPTPNNSLPFTCDGVCSKNMRSIQLQRIFTKVNVKDPNNGAFYQENRMCIVIGPDIYYQQCGGHCDVPDYTDRYCLPDLSVKVKLWVYCPDVTPSCHKVDFDIPLSCTCKKITCQKGMPLGPVDLPQRLMPPAPPNWIPGKGVDVMNPGKPIEVMNPGIPIDFMNPGIPMGLGVWKK from the exons atgcttGCTTCACTGGATTATTGTACTTTTAAGCAGCCGACCAACATG ATTCAGCACGTGCTCCTCGTGCTAGGAGTTGCAGCCTCCACCGCCCTGGGATGCCAGTTTGACATCCAGAAGTCGCAATTCTACTGGAAGAACGAAGTGAACATTTGCACGGACGACCTTTGCAAGACATACGACTACCTGCCATGCGAGGTGTCAAA AGATTATATCCTCGACCAAGCTATTGCGCACACCCCGGAGGACGTTCTGTATGAAATCGAGGTGATGAAGAACTACTTTAACACCTTTATTCCAACGCCAAATAACTC GTTACCGTTCACGTGTGATGGTGTCTGCTCCAAGAACATGCGTTCAATCCAGCTACAGAGAATATTCACTAAGGTAAACGTCAAGGACCCTAACAACGGCGCCTTCTATCAGGAAAACCGAATGTGCATCGTCATAGGCCCGGATATATATTATCAGCAGTGCGG GGGTCACTGTGACGTTCCAGACTACACAGACCGATACTGCCTCCCGGATCTATCAGTCAAGGTGAAGCTGTGGGTTTACTGTCCGGATGTGACGCCAAGTTGTCACAAAGTAGACTTTGATATTCCGCTCTCGTGCACGTGCAAGAAAATCACGTGCCAGAAGGGCATGCCTTTGGGTCCCGTTGACCTTCCGCAAAGGCTGATGCCACCGGCGCCGCCAAATTGGATTCCGGGAAAAGGTGTCGACGTCATGAATCCAGGAAAACCAATTGAAGTAATGAATCCAGGGATACCGATTGACTTCATGAACCCAGGAATTCCAATGGGATTAGGAGTGTGGAAGAAATAA